A single window of Chloroflexota bacterium DNA harbors:
- a CDS encoding fumarylacetoacetate hydrolase family protein, protein MQFLAPVTRASKILALGRNYRAHAEEGGYAVPNEPIFFAKASSSIIGPGANIIYPDGVQRLDPEIELAVVIGRKAKFVPEDRAMEYVAGYTIVNDVTARDMQRRDIQKMKPWLRSKSFDTFCPIGPYLVLTDEIADPHNLELALRVNGEIRQRSNTAMCLFKIPHLIAYISKHMTLEPGDVIATGTPEGIAPINRGDLVECTISGIGSLVNRVV, encoded by the coding sequence ATGCAATTCCTGGCCCCCGTGACCAGGGCATCCAAAATACTGGCCTTGGGCCGCAACTATCGCGCACATGCCGAAGAGGGTGGCTATGCAGTGCCCAATGAGCCCATTTTCTTCGCCAAAGCTTCATCCTCCATTATCGGGCCAGGGGCAAATATCATTTACCCAGATGGAGTGCAACGCCTCGATCCGGAGATTGAGCTGGCTGTGGTCATTGGGCGGAAAGCCAAGTTTGTACCCGAGGACAGAGCGATGGAGTACGTAGCTGGATACACCATTGTCAACGATGTAACTGCTCGGGATATGCAACGACGAGACATCCAGAAGATGAAACCGTGGCTCCGTTCCAAAAGCTTTGACACCTTCTGCCCCATAGGGCCATACCTGGTTCTGACAGATGAAATAGCAGATCCGCACAATCTTGAGCTAGCCTTACGCGTTAATGGAGAAATACGACAGCGCTCAAATACGGCTATGTGCCTGTTCAAAATTCCTCACCTCATTGCCTATATCAGCAAACATATGACCCTCGAGCCAGGTGATGTGATTGCCACGGGAACGCCGGAAGGCATTGCCCCAATCAACAGGGGCGACTTGGTGGAATGCACGATCAGCGGAATAGGCAGCCTCGTTAACCGGGTCGTCTAG
- a CDS encoding bifunctional 4-hydroxy-2-oxoglutarate aldolase/2-dehydro-3-deoxy-phosphogluconate aldolase has protein sequence MARFQRLEVLNEIIRIGIVPIFHHSDLAVAKKIVAACIAGGARVIEFTNRGDNAYRVFSDLVLHFTNTDPSAILGVGSVLDPATAALYISSGANFVVGPILNPEVAKVCNRRKVAYLPGCASPSEISAAEELGVEIVKIFPGDCVGGPAFVKAILGPCPWTYLMPTGGVEATRESISAWFKSGVVAIGIGSNLIRKDWVEAGNFDAISALTAQVIEWIREIRSQSLHGIWV, from the coding sequence ATGGCCAGATTTCAACGCCTAGAAGTACTGAACGAGATCATTCGTATCGGCATCGTGCCTATCTTTCATCATTCAGACCTGGCAGTGGCCAAGAAAATCGTGGCCGCCTGCATCGCAGGTGGTGCCAGAGTGATCGAGTTTACAAACCGCGGTGACAATGCTTACCGTGTCTTCTCCGACTTGGTGCTGCATTTCACCAACACCGATCCTTCTGCCATCCTGGGGGTTGGTTCAGTTCTCGATCCGGCAACGGCCGCGCTCTATATCTCTAGCGGTGCCAACTTTGTCGTCGGACCGATATTGAATCCCGAAGTAGCCAAAGTCTGCAACCGACGTAAAGTGGCCTATCTCCCAGGCTGTGCCAGTCCCTCTGAAATATCCGCCGCAGAGGAATTGGGCGTCGAGATCGTGAAAATCTTTCCCGGCGATTGTGTGGGTGGCCCAGCGTTTGTGAAAGCGATTCTGGGACCCTGCCCGTGGACATACCTCATGCCCACTGGTGGCGTAGAGGCTACAAGAGAAAGCATCTCCGCCTGGTTCAAATCAGGGGTGGTTGCAATAGGCATTGGCTCTAACCTAATTAGAAAAGACTGGGTCGAAGCCGGGAACTTTGATGCCATCTCTGCTCTGACGGCCCAAGTCATTGAATGGATTCGTGAAATACGCAGCCAGTCGCTACATGGTATATGGGTTTGA